A single genomic interval of Spinacia oleracea cultivar Varoflay chromosome 6, BTI_SOV_V1, whole genome shotgun sequence harbors:
- the LOC110795192 gene encoding uncharacterized protein, with protein MGIKVLAYFVILCSSLINYEIEGIQFSKQEELQWVNQFKLLKKPSVKAIKTKYGELYDCVDFYKQPAFDHPLLKTHSSHPQMRPSFIPEWTTTRNVVLVENMQLPDEGCPEGTVPIRRWSKDEFIQISRFTKDYVSRSKSNANLQQPGTHFAIVQTNSDPSKVKYYGVKCDLSVYNPHVTSQQYSSGEMIIQNGNDRIQVGWTVNPALNKDNRTHLFQYFNAGQSHCFNMLCPGFISVNKDFPVDLVIRNTSRRGSSVIFAMGPFVYQDPKTGHWWLQVHDVVRPDNILGYWPRELFTGLASGATYIAVGGEAYSPPGQPLPPMGNGYYPVEDATLSAFCSSFGVLDANRKQVSPQQTEKYTDNWHYGVYDREHYDHFGRTVFFGGTTM; from the exons ATGGGTATCAAAGTCCTAGCATACTTTGTGATCTTGTGCTCGTCTCTGATAAATTATGAAATAGAAGGCATTCAATTTTCTAAACAAGAAGAACTTCAATGGGTCAATCAATTTAAGCTCCTCAAAAAGCCAAGTGTTAAGGCAATCAAG ACAAAATATGGAGAATTGTATGATTGCGTGGACTTCTACAAACAACCTGCATTTGACCATCCTCTATTGAAAACCCATTCATCCCATCCTCAg ATGAGACCAAGTTTTATACCAGAATGGACAACAACTAGAAATGTAGTATTGGTAGAGAATATGCAATTACCGGATGAAGGATGCCCTGAGGGAACTGTTCCAATCAGACGATGGAGTAAAGATGAATTTATCCAAATATCGCGATTTACAAAAGATTATGTTTCTAGATCGAAGTCTAACGCTAATCTGCAACAACCAGGAACTCAT TTTGCAATTGTTCAAACAAATTCCGACCCAAGTAAAGTGAAATACTATGGTGTAAAATGTGATTTAAGTGTTTATAATCCACATGTTACGTCACAACAATATTCATCAGGAGAAATGATCATTCAAAATGGCAACGATCGAATACAAGTTGGTTGGACG gtTAATCCAGCATTAAATAAAGATAATCGTACACATCTTTTTCAATACTTTAAT GCTGGTCAATCACATTGTTTCAACATGTTGTGCCCTGGATTCATCAGCGTCAATAAAGATTTTCCTGTTGATCTTGTCATAAGAAACACATCGAGAAGAGGAAGTTCGGTAATATTTGCTATGGGCCCCTTTGTTTACCAG GATCCTAAAACAGGGCATTGGTGGCTTCAAGTACACGACGTAGTCAGACCAGACAACATTCTTGGTTATTGGCCGCGAGAGCTATTCACCGGTTTGGCTAGCGGCGCGACTTACATTGCGGTTGGTGGAGAGGCATATAGCCCACCTGGTCAGCCTCTTCCTCCCATGGGAAACGGCTATTACCCGGTTGAAGATGCTACATTATCTGCATTTTGTTCTAGTTTTGGGGTTTTAGATGCAAATCGTAAACAGGTTAGCCCTCAACAAACTGAAAAGTATACCGATAATTGGCATTATGGAGTCTATGATAGGGAACATTATGACCATTTCGGAAGAACCGTCTTCTTCGGTGGTACTACTATGTAA
- the LOC110795661 gene encoding RING-H2 finger protein ATL39-like: MALISSVSLVHAILFVIVSSLLAQLGLSMDDGGGHNTFTLHGIDKWIIQVSLILGSILTLVLIFFIRRFCNKRQQPTPSIQLPNLPPSQVPETSTNPSNTLPETYVLRRLPEEIYRRFPVDTYSTERCNDFSHIDCMICNFSFVDGEELCILPVCRHVFHSHCTSSWFLNHDCRCTLCRHDYFDGFSDDQLV, translated from the coding sequence GTTTGTTATTGTATCAAGTCTACTGGCACAACTTGGACTCTCCATGGATGATGGTGGTGGGCATAATACCTTCACACTTCATGGAATAGATAAATGGATCATCCAAGTATCACTAATATTAGGTAGTATTCTAACACTggttcttattttttttattagacGTTTTTGCAATAAAAGGCAACAACCTACACCAAGTATCCAACTCCCTAATCTTCCCCCGTCCCAAGTGCCTGAAACTTCTACCAACCCCTCTAATACTCTTCCAGAAACCTATGTCTTACGTAGATTACCGGAAGAGATTTATAGGCGTTTTCCGGTAGATACATATTCAACTGAACGTTGTAATGACTTCAGTCATATAGATTGTATGATTTgtaatttttcttttgttgatgGGGAGGAGCTGTGCATCCTTCCTGTTTGCCGCCATGTTTTTCATTCTCACTGTACTAGCTCATGGTTTTTAAACCATGATTGTCGTTGTACATTGTGTCGTCATGATTATTTTGACGGTTTTAGTGATGACCAATTAGTATAG